A portion of the Burkholderia pseudomultivorans genome contains these proteins:
- the clpP gene encoding ATP-dependent Clp endopeptidase proteolytic subunit ClpP, which yields MITRAELLDMLASNAPQGFEAQALGLVPIVVETSGRGERSYDIYSRLLKERLVFMVGEVNDQTANLVVAQLLFLESENPDKDISLYINSPGGSVSAGMAIYDTMQFIKPDVSTLCMGLAASMGAFLLASGAKGKRFALPNSRVMIHQPLGGARGQASDIEIQAREILYLKERLNHLLAQHTGQDVERIARDTDRDNFMSSEDAKAYGLIDQVLLKRP from the coding sequence ATGATCACTCGCGCTGAATTGCTGGACATGCTTGCTTCGAACGCGCCGCAGGGTTTCGAGGCGCAAGCGCTGGGGCTCGTGCCGATCGTCGTCGAAACGAGCGGCCGCGGCGAGCGTTCGTACGACATCTACTCGCGTCTCCTGAAGGAGCGCCTGGTGTTCATGGTCGGCGAAGTCAACGACCAGACGGCCAACCTCGTGGTCGCGCAACTGCTGTTCCTGGAGAGCGAGAATCCCGACAAGGACATCAGTCTCTACATCAACAGCCCGGGCGGGTCGGTGTCGGCCGGCATGGCGATCTACGACACGATGCAGTTCATCAAGCCGGACGTGTCGACGCTCTGCATGGGCCTCGCGGCCAGCATGGGCGCGTTCCTGCTCGCGTCGGGCGCGAAGGGCAAGCGCTTCGCGCTGCCGAACTCGCGCGTGATGATTCACCAGCCGCTGGGCGGCGCACGCGGCCAGGCATCCGACATCGAGATCCAGGCGCGCGAAATCCTCTACCTGAAGGAGCGGCTCAACCATCTGCTCGCGCAACATACGGGGCAGGACGTCGAGCGCATCGCGCGCGACACCGACCGTGATAACTTCATGTCGAGCGAAGACGCGAAGGCGTACGGGCTGATCGACCAGGTGTTGCTGAAGCGTCCGTGA
- the tig gene encoding trigger factor, with product MANVVENLGKLERRVTISLPKETVQKEIDARIQKLAKNVRMPGFRPGKVPLKMVAQQYAGQVEAEVLSDKIGQEFFTISRAENLRVAGQPSFAPKQEQAEDAYAFDATFEVYPEVKIGDLATAEVERSTTTIGDAEIDRTLDILRKQRVHYHARGEGGEHGDGGADTSAQNGDRVTVDFVGKIDDVAFQGGTAEDFPFVLGEGRMLPEFEKAALGLKAGESRTFDLAFPEDYHGKDVAGKTAQFTVTMKKVEWPHLPEIDAEFAKSLGIEDGDLAKMRSEIKENLEREAKRRTQSIVKNQVMDALLKISELDVPKALIEQDQQRLVEMARQDLAQRGVPNAKDAPIPAEMFTEQAERRVKLGLVLAELVKANNLEAKPEQIRAEVDEFAKSYEDPKEVVRWYYSNQQRLAEMEAFVVESNVVDFVLGKAKVTDKEVSFEALASASAQA from the coding sequence ATGGCTAACGTTGTTGAGAACCTCGGCAAGCTTGAACGCCGCGTGACGATTTCTCTGCCGAAAGAGACGGTGCAGAAGGAAATCGACGCCCGTATCCAGAAACTCGCGAAGAACGTGCGCATGCCGGGTTTCCGCCCGGGCAAGGTGCCGCTGAAGATGGTCGCGCAGCAATACGCGGGTCAGGTCGAGGCGGAAGTGCTGAGCGACAAGATCGGCCAGGAATTCTTCACGATCAGCCGCGCGGAAAACCTGCGCGTCGCCGGCCAGCCGAGCTTCGCGCCGAAGCAGGAGCAGGCTGAGGACGCATACGCGTTCGACGCGACCTTCGAGGTCTACCCGGAAGTGAAGATCGGCGACCTGGCGACGGCTGAAGTCGAGCGCTCGACGACGACGATCGGCGACGCCGAAATCGACCGCACGCTCGACATCCTGCGCAAGCAGCGCGTGCACTACCACGCACGCGGCGAAGGCGGCGAGCACGGCGACGGCGGCGCGGACACCTCGGCGCAGAACGGCGACCGCGTGACGGTCGACTTCGTCGGCAAGATTGACGACGTCGCGTTCCAGGGCGGCACGGCCGAAGACTTCCCGTTCGTGCTCGGCGAAGGCCGCATGCTGCCGGAATTCGAAAAGGCGGCGCTGGGCCTGAAGGCCGGCGAATCGCGCACGTTCGACCTGGCGTTCCCGGAGGACTACCACGGCAAGGACGTCGCGGGCAAGACGGCACAGTTCACGGTCACGATGAAGAAGGTCGAGTGGCCGCACCTGCCGGAAATCGACGCCGAATTCGCGAAGTCGCTCGGCATCGAAGACGGCGATCTCGCGAAGATGCGCAGCGAGATCAAGGAAAACCTCGAGCGCGAAGCGAAGCGTCGTACGCAGTCGATCGTCAAGAACCAGGTGATGGACGCACTGCTGAAGATCTCCGAACTCGACGTGCCGAAGGCGCTGATCGAGCAGGACCAGCAGCGCCTCGTCGAAATGGCGCGTCAGGACCTCGCGCAGCGCGGCGTGCCGAACGCGAAGGACGCACCGATCCCGGCCGAAATGTTCACCGAGCAGGCCGAGCGCCGCGTGAAGCTGGGCCTCGTGCTGGCCGAACTGGTCAAGGCGAACAACCTCGAAGCGAAGCCGGAACAGATCCGCGCGGAAGTCGACGAGTTCGCGAAGAGCTACGAAGACCCGAAGGAAGTGGTCCGCTGGTATTATTCGAACCAGCAGCGCCTCGCCGAGATGGAAGCGTTCGTCGTTGAAAGCAACGTCGTCGATTTCGTGCTGGGCAAGGCGAAGGTGACGGACAAGGAAGTGAGCTTCGAGGCACTCGCCAGCGCATCGGCGCAAGCGTAA
- a CDS encoding glycerate kinase, translating into MPQHPSAPVVVIAPDSFKGSLSAEQVADAIAAGIRRARPDAVVRCCPMADGGEGTLDAMLAGGGTRRALRVAGASLAPRDAAVGVIDARTAIVETAEVVGITDPVGMSVPVDARSTRGMGEAIRALLDEGVRRFFVALGGSSTNDAGAGLLAGLGLQCFDAAGQPVEPVPARLADIARVDASALDPRLAETEFVGMSDVDNPLTGAHGATAVFGPQKGVTPEQVATLDAALGRFADLLEAALDRRARDLPGAGAAGGLGFALHMLGAQFETGAEVVARQIGLDAALAGADWLITGEGRSDVQTLHGKAPFIACRHAQAAGVPASLLSGAVDPAALPRLSEHFSGCFSPAPGPITLDVAIRDAANLLANEAEQLTRLKYGAH; encoded by the coding sequence ATGCCGCAACACCCGTCCGCGCCTGTCGTCGTCATCGCGCCCGATTCGTTCAAAGGCTCGCTTTCCGCCGAGCAGGTCGCGGACGCGATCGCCGCCGGCATTCGCCGCGCGCGGCCCGATGCCGTCGTGCGCTGCTGCCCGATGGCCGACGGCGGCGAAGGCACGCTCGACGCGATGCTCGCCGGCGGCGGCACGCGGCGCGCGCTGCGGGTGGCCGGCGCGTCGCTCGCGCCGCGCGACGCGGCAGTCGGCGTGATCGACGCGCGCACCGCGATCGTCGAGACGGCCGAGGTCGTCGGCATCACCGACCCGGTCGGGATGAGCGTGCCCGTCGACGCGCGCAGCACGCGCGGAATGGGCGAGGCGATCCGCGCGCTGCTCGACGAAGGCGTGCGACGCTTCTTCGTCGCGCTCGGCGGCAGCAGCACCAACGATGCCGGCGCCGGGTTGCTCGCGGGCCTCGGCCTGCAATGCTTCGACGCGGCCGGCCAGCCGGTCGAGCCGGTGCCGGCACGGCTCGCCGACATCGCGCGGGTCGACGCGTCGGCACTCGACCCGCGGCTCGCCGAGACGGAATTCGTCGGCATGTCCGACGTCGACAACCCGCTGACGGGCGCGCATGGCGCGACCGCCGTGTTCGGTCCGCAAAAGGGCGTGACGCCCGAACAGGTCGCGACCCTCGATGCCGCGCTCGGCCGCTTCGCCGACCTCCTCGAGGCCGCGCTCGACCGCCGCGCGCGCGACCTGCCGGGCGCCGGCGCCGCGGGCGGCCTCGGCTTCGCGCTGCACATGCTCGGTGCGCAGTTCGAGACCGGCGCGGAAGTCGTCGCGCGGCAGATCGGGCTCGATGCGGCGCTCGCCGGCGCCGACTGGCTGATCACCGGCGAGGGACGCTCGGACGTGCAGACGCTGCACGGCAAGGCGCCGTTCATCGCCTGCCGCCACGCGCAGGCCGCCGGCGTGCCCGCGTCGCTGCTGTCCGGCGCGGTCGATCCAGCCGCGCTGCCGCGCCTGTCCGAGCATTTCTCCGGCTGCTTCTCGCCGGCGCCCGGGCCGATCACGCTCGACGTCGCGATCCGCGATGCGGCCAATCTGCTCGCCAACGAAGCGGAACAGTTGACGCGCCTGAAATACGGCGCACACTGA
- a CDS encoding MarR family winged helix-turn-helix transcriptional regulator, whose amino-acid sequence MKGRQAGLDQFLTYRLHALTKRSDRGIGEVYRHKLDISLPEARVIAAVGAFGPFSIMDLARHTNLDKSQASRAAEALLRQGLLERSASEEDGRIVLIALTAEGRALHRKIMPIVRKWNDGLLACLSDSERQTFERLLEKVVAHATERDD is encoded by the coding sequence ATGAAAGGCCGACAAGCCGGGCTCGATCAGTTTCTGACCTATCGCCTCCATGCGCTCACGAAGCGCTCCGACCGCGGGATCGGCGAGGTGTACCGGCACAAGCTCGACATCTCGCTGCCCGAGGCGCGCGTGATCGCCGCCGTCGGTGCGTTCGGTCCGTTCTCGATCATGGATCTCGCGCGCCACACCAACCTCGACAAGAGCCAGGCAAGCCGCGCGGCCGAGGCGCTGCTGCGCCAGGGGCTGCTCGAACGCAGCGCCAGCGAGGAAGACGGCCGCATCGTGCTGATCGCACTGACCGCCGAGGGCCGCGCGCTGCACCGCAAGATCATGCCGATCGTGCGCAAGTGGAACGACGGGCTGCTCGCATGCCTGTCCGACAGCGAACGTCAGACGTTCGAGCGGCTGCTCGAGAAGGTCGTCGCCCACGCGACCGAGCGCGACGACTGA
- a CDS encoding 2-dehydropantoate 2-reductase: MNDTNSGSVRAAVVGVGAIGGLLAAALSRAGMSVSAYARGATLDALNTHGVRVIDEAGAAASVPVHASDDAAALGVQDYVVIALKAQVLPALAARIAPLVGPDTVIVAAMNGLPWWFTHGLAGPLAGVPLEAVDPGGAVSAALPPAQAIGCVVHLSSSTDAPGIVRRGRGNRLIVGAPDARLDAPTARFAAALAAGGFDVESTPAIRTEIWAKLWGNMNMNPLSALTGSTAEQLLDDPFTQDLALRMMEEAAQIGAKLGLSTGMSGPERIAVTRKLGAFKTSMLQDFEAGRPLEIGPILGVFPELGRKLGVPTPYCDAVLGLLRQRAANSGL; the protein is encoded by the coding sequence ATGAACGACACGAATTCAGGGTCGGTGCGTGCGGCGGTGGTGGGTGTCGGCGCGATCGGCGGATTGCTTGCGGCTGCGCTGTCGCGCGCCGGCATGAGCGTGAGCGCGTACGCGCGCGGTGCGACGCTCGATGCGCTGAACACGCACGGCGTGCGCGTGATCGACGAGGCGGGCGCCGCGGCGTCGGTCCCGGTGCATGCGAGCGACGACGCGGCCGCGCTCGGCGTGCAGGACTATGTGGTGATCGCGCTGAAGGCGCAGGTGCTCCCCGCGCTGGCCGCGCGCATCGCGCCGCTGGTCGGCCCCGACACGGTGATCGTCGCCGCGATGAACGGCTTGCCGTGGTGGTTTACCCACGGGCTCGCGGGGCCGCTCGCCGGCGTGCCGCTCGAAGCGGTCGATCCGGGCGGCGCGGTGTCGGCCGCGCTGCCGCCCGCGCAGGCGATCGGCTGTGTCGTGCATTTGTCGTCGAGCACCGATGCGCCGGGCATCGTGCGCCGCGGGCGCGGCAACCGGCTGATCGTCGGCGCGCCCGACGCGCGGCTCGATGCGCCCACCGCACGGTTTGCGGCGGCGCTGGCCGCGGGCGGCTTCGACGTCGAGTCGACGCCAGCGATCCGCACCGAGATCTGGGCGAAGCTGTGGGGCAACATGAACATGAATCCGCTGAGCGCGCTGACCGGCTCGACCGCCGAGCAGCTGCTCGACGATCCGTTCACGCAGGACCTCGCGCTGCGGATGATGGAGGAGGCCGCGCAGATCGGCGCGAAGCTCGGGCTGTCGACCGGGATGAGCGGTCCCGAGCGCATCGCGGTGACGCGCAAGCTCGGCGCGTTCAAGACCTCGATGCTGCAGGACTTCGAAGCGGGGCGCCCGCTCGAGATCGGCCCGATCCTCGGCGTGTTTCCGGAGCTGGGCCGCAAGCTCGGCGTGCCGACGCCGTACTGCGACGCGGTGCTGGGGCTACTGCGCCAGCGCGCGGCGAACAGCGGGTTGTAG
- a CDS encoding helix-turn-helix transcriptional regulator — translation MRITTDIGQDVDALRDVPAAIVLDESAWPPLPSRRADFDGVARGDASRRELGLMLLDLYAVAAQSGIGEFECRFFALLQALIPFDAAWTGVATHLPTGPVMHNSFLYRLPHAFFGDWKRVRDCDPLAHRTLRGAHGRAVRLSVVEPGLDARFRDWCVKYGLAQLMCVCTLDRRFGLTTFMSIYRQGLNRPFSDEDAQRFEEVIPHLAAALTINRAAQLTRERADTLAPAARALCDNFGVLHHADHGFDDVLRAEWPAWTGPRVPEPLVAHLRRQCAQPFVGDALRIRCVPVAGLFQLEARPRSLLDRLSPRELAAIRYYGAGRSHKEVAQQMAISPTTVRHYLRCAYRKLGMHDKSQIAGVLGATADAADDEPAALDRAPG, via the coding sequence GTGAGGATCACGACGGATATCGGGCAGGATGTCGATGCGTTGCGCGACGTGCCGGCGGCGATCGTGCTCGACGAATCCGCATGGCCGCCGCTGCCGTCCCGCCGCGCCGACTTCGACGGCGTCGCGCGCGGCGACGCATCGCGGCGCGAACTCGGCCTGATGCTGCTCGATCTGTATGCGGTGGCCGCGCAGTCCGGCATCGGCGAGTTCGAATGCCGCTTCTTTGCGCTGCTGCAGGCCCTGATTCCGTTCGATGCCGCGTGGACCGGCGTCGCGACGCATCTGCCGACCGGCCCCGTGATGCACAACAGCTTCCTGTACCGCCTGCCGCATGCGTTCTTCGGCGACTGGAAGCGCGTGCGCGATTGCGATCCGCTCGCGCATCGCACGCTGCGCGGCGCGCATGGCCGCGCGGTGCGGCTGTCGGTCGTCGAGCCGGGGCTCGATGCGCGGTTTCGCGACTGGTGCGTGAAGTACGGGCTGGCGCAGCTGATGTGCGTGTGCACGCTCGATCGCCGTTTCGGCCTGACGACCTTCATGTCGATCTATCGTCAGGGCCTGAACCGGCCGTTCAGCGACGAGGACGCGCAGCGCTTCGAGGAGGTGATTCCGCACCTGGCCGCCGCGCTGACGATCAACCGCGCGGCGCAGCTCACGCGCGAGCGCGCCGACACGCTGGCGCCCGCGGCGCGTGCGCTGTGCGACAACTTCGGCGTGCTGCATCACGCCGATCACGGCTTCGACGACGTGCTGCGGGCCGAATGGCCGGCGTGGACGGGCCCGCGCGTGCCGGAGCCGCTCGTCGCGCACCTGCGGCGCCAGTGCGCGCAGCCGTTCGTCGGCGACGCGCTGCGGATCCGCTGCGTGCCGGTCGCCGGCCTGTTCCAGCTCGAGGCACGGCCGCGCTCGCTGCTCGACCGGCTGAGCCCGCGTGAGCTGGCGGCGATCCGCTATTACGGCGCGGGACGCTCGCACAAGGAGGTCGCGCAGCAGATGGCGATCTCGCCGACGACCGTGCGTCATTACCTGCGCTGCGCGTATCGCAAGCTCGGCATGCACGACAAGAGCCAGATCGCCGGCGTGCTCGGCGCGACGGCCGACGCGGCCGACGACGAACCGGCCGCGCTCGATCGCGCGCCGGGCTGA
- a CDS encoding porin, which yields MTKSRLTRTAAAAALAACTAAAHAQSTLTLYGALDAGVQYLTHADGRHSAVQLQNYGILPSQLGLKGSEDLGGGWRTLFKLEQGLNLNDGTATVPGYAFFRGAYVGVAGPVGTVTLGRQFSVLFDKTLFYDPLWYASYSGQGVIVPMSANFIDHSIKYQSPTLAGFDVEALAATAGVAGNTRAGRVLELGGQYASNGLSVSAVLHQSHGDVSAADDTSARRRELGTLAARYAFAALPLTVYAGVERLTGDLDAARTIVWGGARYLTSNGIGLNAGVYHTDSRTPSIGHPTLFIASTTYALSKRTVAYVNLGYARNGGQSSQTVYEYDPTPLAGASQFGAMVGMYHLF from the coding sequence GTGACGAAATCCCGCTTGACCCGCACGGCCGCCGCCGCGGCGCTGGCCGCATGCACGGCCGCCGCGCACGCGCAGTCGACCCTCACGCTGTACGGCGCGCTCGATGCCGGCGTGCAGTACCTGACGCACGCCGACGGACGCCATTCGGCCGTGCAGTTGCAGAACTACGGCATCCTGCCGTCGCAGCTCGGACTGAAAGGCAGCGAGGATCTCGGCGGCGGCTGGCGCACGCTGTTCAAGCTCGAACAGGGCCTCAACCTCAACGACGGCACCGCGACCGTGCCCGGCTATGCGTTCTTCCGCGGCGCGTATGTCGGCGTTGCCGGACCGGTCGGCACCGTCACGCTCGGCCGCCAGTTCAGCGTGCTGTTCGACAAGACGCTGTTCTACGACCCGCTGTGGTACGCGTCGTACAGCGGCCAGGGCGTGATCGTGCCGATGTCCGCGAACTTCATCGATCACTCGATCAAATATCAGTCGCCGACCCTGGCCGGCTTCGACGTCGAGGCGCTCGCCGCGACGGCCGGCGTCGCCGGCAACACGCGCGCCGGCCGCGTGCTCGAACTCGGCGGCCAGTACGCGAGCAACGGTCTGTCGGTCAGCGCGGTGCTGCACCAGTCGCACGGCGACGTGTCGGCGGCCGACGACACGTCCGCGCGCCGCCGCGAACTCGGCACGCTCGCCGCGCGCTATGCATTCGCCGCGCTGCCGCTCACCGTCTATGCGGGCGTCGAGCGCCTGACCGGCGATCTCGATGCGGCGCGCACGATCGTCTGGGGCGGTGCGCGCTACCTGACCTCGAACGGCATCGGCCTGAACGCGGGCGTCTATCACACCGACTCACGCACACCGTCGATCGGTCACCCGACGCTGTTCATCGCGAGCACCACCTATGCGCTGTCGAAACGCACCGTCGCGTACGTGAACCTCGGCTACGCGCGCAACGGCGGCCAAAGCTCGCAGACCGTCTACGAATACGACCCCACGCCGCTGGCCGGCGCCTCGCAGTTCGGCGCGATGGTCGGCATGTACCACCTGTTCTGA
- a CDS encoding MFS transporter, which translates to MKTLSPDAALPPDARASTFARSTLVALVVFAAITPLLLLVAPAVAGQLATQLGLSASQIGTYFFVELGAFSLATVPSYLWLGRVDARRVAACAIALFGAGNLLTALWMPGFGALLALRAATALGGGSLMVLCMTSAATSENSDRVYGLWVVGQLIAGAIGLFVLPHVFAAFGLRALYFALAALALGAAPLSRGFPASLGARPAAAQAARGAATHTPSAWVALAIGAVLTFYLAIGSVWTFASRAATEAGLDPQSTGNVLAIASVMGIAGAALASCAGGRLARRAMLAAGYALLAASLVALAALPHPGGFSAAIFAFKFAWTFVLPFILATVAQIDASGRLVATLNFVIGAGLAAGPLLAGLMLDAGGTMHALFAAATAVAIVSFAALRHIDRRAHASVSSQP; encoded by the coding sequence ATGAAGACCCTTTCCCCGGATGCCGCGCTGCCGCCCGACGCGCGCGCGTCGACCTTCGCCCGCAGCACGCTCGTCGCACTCGTCGTGTTCGCAGCCATCACGCCGCTGCTGTTGCTGGTCGCGCCGGCGGTCGCCGGCCAGCTCGCGACGCAGCTTGGCTTGTCGGCGTCGCAGATCGGCACGTACTTCTTCGTCGAACTCGGCGCGTTCAGCCTCGCGACCGTGCCGTCGTACCTGTGGCTCGGGCGCGTCGACGCGCGCCGCGTCGCGGCGTGCGCGATCGCGCTGTTCGGCGCGGGCAACCTGCTCACCGCGCTGTGGATGCCGGGCTTCGGCGCGCTGCTCGCGCTACGCGCGGCGACCGCGCTCGGCGGCGGCTCGCTGATGGTGCTCTGCATGACGAGCGCGGCGACCAGCGAGAACAGCGACCGCGTGTACGGGCTGTGGGTCGTCGGCCAGCTGATCGCCGGCGCGATCGGCCTGTTCGTGCTGCCGCACGTGTTTGCCGCGTTCGGATTGCGCGCGCTCTACTTCGCGCTGGCGGCGCTCGCGCTGGGCGCGGCCCCGCTGTCGCGCGGCTTTCCGGCGTCGCTCGGCGCGCGACCGGCAGCCGCGCAGGCCGCACGCGGCGCCGCGACGCACACTCCGTCCGCATGGGTCGCGCTCGCGATCGGCGCGGTGCTGACGTTCTATCTCGCGATCGGCAGCGTCTGGACCTTCGCGAGCCGCGCGGCAACCGAAGCCGGGCTCGATCCGCAGTCGACCGGCAACGTGCTGGCGATCGCGAGCGTGATGGGGATCGCCGGCGCGGCGCTCGCATCGTGCGCGGGCGGCCGGCTCGCACGGCGCGCGATGCTGGCCGCCGGCTACGCGCTGCTCGCCGCGTCGCTGGTCGCGCTCGCCGCGCTGCCGCATCCGGGCGGCTTCAGCGCGGCGATCTTCGCGTTCAAGTTCGCGTGGACCTTCGTGCTGCCGTTCATTCTCGCGACCGTCGCGCAGATCGACGCGTCGGGCCGCCTCGTCGCGACGCTCAATTTCGTGATCGGCGCCGGCCTCGCGGCCGGCCCGCTGCTCGCCGGGCTGATGCTCGACGCGGGCGGCACGATGCACGCGCTGTTCGCGGCCGCGACGGCCGTCGCGATCGTGTCGTTCGCCGCGCTGCGCCATATCGACCGGCGCGCGCACGCGTCCGTTTCCTCCCAACCGTAA
- a CDS encoding class II histone deacetylase, whose amino-acid sequence MNRTAFFTDERTFWHTGGTHALFFPVGGWVQPPSSAGYAESPDSKRRFLSLVQASGLAAQLDMRGAEPATAVDLLRIHPAHYLDAFRALSDANGGDLGDLAPFGKGSYEIAALSAGLAIAAVDAVVGERAANAFSLSRPPGHHCLRDRPMGFCLLANIPIAIEAARAKHGIERVAVIDWDVHHGNGTQSIYYDDPDTLTISLHQDRCFPPGYSGADDRGEGAGVGANLNVPLLAGSGDDAYRHAFERIVLPALDRFRPELIVVASGLDASAVDPLARMQLYTDSYRFMTRALKEAAQRHCGGRLVIVHEGGYSEAYVPFCGLAIVEELAGVRTGVTDPMLDLAIAQQPGERFVAFQRALLDELAESFGL is encoded by the coding sequence ATGAATCGCACCGCATTCTTCACCGATGAACGTACCTTCTGGCATACCGGCGGCACGCACGCGCTGTTCTTCCCGGTCGGCGGCTGGGTCCAGCCGCCGTCGAGCGCGGGCTACGCGGAATCGCCCGATTCGAAACGCCGCTTCCTGTCGCTCGTGCAGGCGTCGGGACTCGCCGCGCAGCTCGACATGCGCGGCGCGGAACCCGCGACCGCCGTCGACCTGCTGCGCATTCACCCGGCCCATTATCTCGATGCGTTCCGCGCCCTCAGCGACGCGAACGGCGGCGACCTCGGCGATCTCGCGCCGTTCGGCAAGGGCAGCTACGAAATCGCCGCCCTGTCGGCCGGCCTCGCGATCGCGGCGGTCGACGCGGTCGTCGGCGAGCGCGCGGCCAATGCGTTCTCGCTGTCGCGCCCGCCCGGCCATCACTGCCTGCGCGACCGCCCGATGGGCTTCTGCCTGCTCGCCAACATCCCGATCGCGATCGAAGCCGCGCGCGCGAAGCACGGCATCGAACGCGTCGCCGTGATCGACTGGGACGTGCATCACGGCAACGGCACGCAGTCGATCTACTACGACGATCCGGACACGCTGACGATCTCGCTGCACCAGGATCGCTGCTTCCCACCCGGCTACAGCGGCGCGGACGATCGCGGCGAAGGCGCGGGCGTCGGCGCGAACCTGAACGTGCCGCTGCTGGCCGGCAGCGGCGACGATGCGTATCGGCATGCGTTCGAGCGGATCGTGCTGCCGGCGCTCGATCGCTTCCGTCCCGAGCTGATCGTGGTGGCGAGCGGGCTCGATGCGAGCGCCGTCGATCCGCTTGCGCGGATGCAGCTGTACACCGACAGCTACCGCTTCATGACGCGCGCGCTGAAGGAGGCCGCGCAGCGTCACTGCGGCGGGCGGCTGGTGATCGTGCACGAAGGCGGCTATTCGGAGGCCTACGTGCCGTTCTGCGGGCTGGCGATCGTCGAGGAACTGGCCGGCGTGCGCACCGGCGTGACCGATCCGATGCTCGATCTCGCGATCGCGCAGCAGCCGGGCGAACGGTTCGTCGCGTTCCAGCGCGCACTGCTCGACGAACTGGCGGAGTCGTTCGGGTTGTAG
- a CDS encoding aspartyl/asparaginyl beta-hydroxylase domain-containing protein, with product MLLAIARQPGLWNRHTFRTDRDGSPHADVSDIWLRYNDEKPYKATGDYTGFNDAHDAVFYPEWYALPQVRPIVFGLMARVEGTRLGGILITKVPAGRRILPHADDSWHVRHYNTKLYVPLQTNPKCWNRVEEERVIMAPGEVWYFDNTKEHEVVNEGDDDRITLIVSIRCEK from the coding sequence TTGCTGCTCGCGATCGCGCGACAGCCGGGCCTGTGGAATCGACACACGTTCAGAACGGACCGAGACGGCTCGCCGCACGCCGACGTTTCCGACATCTGGCTGCGGTACAACGACGAGAAGCCGTATAAGGCAACGGGCGACTACACCGGCTTCAACGACGCACACGACGCGGTCTTCTACCCCGAATGGTATGCGTTGCCGCAGGTTCGTCCGATCGTGTTCGGCCTGATGGCGCGCGTCGAGGGCACGCGCCTAGGCGGCATCCTCATAACGAAGGTGCCGGCTGGCAGACGCATCCTGCCGCACGCGGATGATAGCTGGCATGTTCGGCACTACAACACGAAGCTGTACGTGCCGCTGCAGACGAACCCGAAGTGCTGGAATCGGGTCGAGGAAGAGCGCGTCATCATGGCCCCCGGTGAGGTCTGGTATTTCGACAACACGAAGGAGCACGAAGTGGTCAACGAAGGCGACGACGATCGGATCACGTTGATCGTGTCGATTCGGTGCGAAAAATGA
- a CDS encoding 3TM-type holin, whose product MGFLDPISAVSDVVGKIIDRVWPDPAQAAAAKLQLLQLQQTGELAQITGQMQINQAEAQSSDPLQHWRGGMGWVCVAGYAYNFVVEPLMNACAAIAGHPLNLPPLDLTQLATITIGMLGLGGMHVYQQVKGVQ is encoded by the coding sequence ATGGGATTCCTCGATCCGATTTCCGCAGTTTCCGACGTCGTCGGGAAGATTATCGACCGCGTCTGGCCGGACCCCGCACAGGCTGCCGCGGCGAAGCTGCAGCTGCTTCAGCTGCAGCAAACGGGCGAGCTCGCGCAGATCACCGGCCAGATGCAGATCAACCAGGCCGAGGCACAGAGCAGCGATCCGTTGCAGCACTGGCGCGGCGGGATGGGTTGGGTGTGCGTCGCCGGGTATGCCTACAATTTCGTCGTAGAACCGTTGATGAACGCGTGCGCGGCGATCGCAGGTCATCCGCTGAACCTGCCGCCGCTCGACCTCACGCAGCTCGCGACCATCACGATCGGCATGCTGGGCCTGGGCGGCATGCATGTCTACCAGCAGGTGAAGGGCGTCCAATGA
- a CDS encoding glycoside hydrolase family 108 protein — protein sequence MSSFDDAFIALMGNEGGYSNNPADPGGETMWGITARVARAHGYGGDMHALSQEIAKQIAKRVYWDPYYCDQFDPRVAFQVFDAAYNGGLPVTWLQQAAGLEPDGRIGPVTIAKVNATDPLRVVSRFLAYRLKYLADLHNWPAFSHGWANRIANNLLKGAA from the coding sequence GTGAGCAGCTTCGACGATGCCTTCATCGCCCTCATGGGCAACGAAGGCGGGTACTCGAACAATCCGGCGGATCCGGGCGGCGAGACGATGTGGGGCATCACGGCCCGCGTCGCGCGTGCGCACGGCTATGGCGGCGACATGCACGCCCTCTCGCAGGAAATCGCCAAGCAGATCGCGAAGCGGGTCTACTGGGATCCGTACTATTGCGACCAGTTCGACCCGCGCGTGGCTTTCCAGGTATTCGACGCCGCGTACAACGGTGGCCTGCCCGTGACGTGGCTGCAGCAGGCAGCGGGTCTCGAACCCGACGGCCGAATCGGCCCAGTCACGATCGCCAAGGTGAACGCGACGGATCCGCTGCGCGTCGTCTCGCGCTTTCTCGCGTACCGGTTGAAGTATCTCGCTGACCTGCATAACTGGCCGGCATTCAGCCACGGATGGGCGAACCGCATCGCCAATAACCTTTTGAAGGGAGCCGCGTGA